The Actinobacillus succinogenes 130Z region TATTAAGGGCGCCAACAATGAGCTGATAATACCACAAAGCACCAATGAAATTGAACTGTAACTGCCCGCCCGTTGATCCACTTCCATCAGACTGACGGTGCCTAAGGCGTGCGACATGGATCCTACCGCTAAGCCGATTGCTTCGTGATTTTTTATCCGTAATTTTTTCATAATCAGATAACCGAACAGGGACCCCTGCAAGCCGGCCAGAATAACGCCTACCGCCGCCACGGCCGGCACGCCGCCCAAATGTTTCGACACTTCCATGGCAATGGGCGTCGTCACCGATTTGGAAATCACCGACGCCACGATCTCAGGATTCGCCCCCAACAACACAGCCGTGCCGGCACCTGATACCATCGCCAAAACCGAGGCCAGTAAAGTTGTCAGCAAGACCGCTTGCCAGCGTGCGGCGATTTGATGAAGCTGCTCGTACAACGGTAACGCCAGCGCCACCACACTGACGCCCAATAGATTATTTAACGGTGCATTGCCTTTCATGTAAGTATCGTAAGGCACGTCCGCCGCCAACAAAATCCCCACCAGAATCAACACGGTTAATACAAAAGTATTCAGTAACATGGATTTTAAACGTTTATTGATTTGTAACGCTGTAAAGAAAGCGGCGACAGTCAATAAAGAAAATAAGATGATCATGTTCGCTCCTTAAGACGTTTTTTGATGACTTTTTTGCGGAGTTTTTTAAAAGAATGCAGAGAAAATAAATAATCTCCCGCTAAGCCCACTACAACCAGTGTAGTTAAAGAACTCACTACGTTCGGAATAACCAAGGCTTTGGCCTGGGAAATCAGTAAATCGGAATATTTCATAATACCGACACTCACCGGCACAAACAGTACCGCCATGTATCGAATCAATAAGCCGGCACCGAAAAAGATCCAATGCACTTTAATAAGCTGCGTAGTGAGCCCTAAAAACAGAAGCAACAATCCGATAATACTACCGGGAATACCGAGCGGAATCAGGTGAGTAATCCGCTCGCCAAGAAACAGCATTGCGTATAAAATAACGAACGAGCGAGCAAGCTCCATCGCTTTTTTCGGTAAATCATATTTTTCAAGCATAGATAACTTAACTTTTTTTGAAAATTTGCGAAATTATTTTACACTCTTTTCATTGAATTGTTACCTTTAATAGGTATAAAAACTTGATATAAACTAACATTATGCGGAACAGAGCCCTTTTTATTGCGTTATCGGTCATTTTTTTAACATTTAACGCGCAAGCGAACCGTACTTTATCCTGTCGCGTGGTAAAAATTTCTGACGGCGACACCTTAACCTGTCTCGCAAATAATCATAAACAGCTTAAAGTCCGCCTGGACGAAATCGATGCACCGGAACGCGCACAACCGTTCGGCAGAAAATCCCGCCAGATGTTGGGACGGTTAGTACACCAAAAACAGGTGACATTGCGTATTACCGGTTATGACCGTTACCACCGTTTGCTGGCGACGGTTTATAATACCCGACAAGAAAATATTAACCTGAAAATGGTGCAACTGGGCATGGCGTGGGCGTATGGCAAATATGTGAAGAATCCTGCTTATATCGATGCGCAGCGAAAAGCGCAACATGCCCGAATCGGTTTATGGCAGGATCCTAATCCGATTCCGCCCGCTCAATTCCGTCACCCGAAGAAGAACAAAGAGAAGAAAAAATAATGTTTGACGTTCAGCAATTCCGCCGACAATTTCCCTATTTCCAACAGCCGGATGCCGTCGTTTATTTCGACAACGCGGCAACCGCCCTGAAACCGCAATGTTTAATCGATGCGACTGTGGCATTTTATCAGTCAGCCGGTTCCGTTCATCGCAGTCAATATGACGCAAAACAGACCGCACTTTTCGAACAGGCGCGTTCGCAAGTGAAAGAATTCATTAATGCGCGATCGGAACGGGCGATTATTTGGACATCCGGCACTACACAAGCCATTAACACCGTTGCTAACGGATTGATTCCGCACATTCGACCCGATGACGAAATTATCATCAGCGAAGCGGACCACCACGCTAATTTTGTTACTTGGCATGAAATTGCCGGAAAGTGCGGAGCAAAAATCCACGTTTTACCGATTTCGGATCAATGGTTGATTGACGAAAACACCTTAATTCAAGCGTTAAATCCGCGCACCAAGCTGGTAGCGCTCAATTTCGTATCCAATGTTACGGGAACGGAACAACCGATAGCCCATTTCATCCGTTTAATCCGTCAACACAGCCAGGCGTTGGTTTTAGTGGACGCTGCGCAAGCAATCAGTCACCTGAAAATTGACTTGCAAGCACTGGACGCGGATTTCATTGCCTTTTCCGCCCATAAAATTTACGGACCTAACGGCATCGGTGTGTTAAGCGGAAAACCGGCCGCACTTGAACGGCTTCAACCGTTGCAATACGGTGGAAAAATGGTAGCGTTCGCCTCAGAAAAGGAAATCCGTTTTGCCGATTTACCCTACCGTTTAGAAGCCGGCACACCGAATATTGCAGGCGTTATCGGGTTTAATGCGGTATTGGCATGGTTGTCGCAATGGGATTTCGCCGCAGCGGAAAAACACGCCGTAGCGTTATCGGAACAAGCAAAAGTGCGGTTAAAAAAATATCCGAATTGTCGCTTGTTTACCTCGCCGACGCCAAGTTCCGTGGTCAGTTTCGTCTTCGACGGCATCGCCTGTTCCGATTTGGCCACGTTGCTGGCGGAACAACAGATCGCCCTGCGTACCGGCGTACATTGCGCCATGCCTTATTTGACAAGGATCGGCGTATCCTCTACCCTGCGTTTGAGTTTCGCCCCTTACAACACGTCAGAGGAACTGGATCAATTGTTCCTCGCCTTAGATAACGCCTTGGATTTATTGGCCTAATAACCGGTAATCCGTTGCATAAAAAAGATTATGGATATAAAACAATCGTTACTGAACGCCCAAAACTGGGAAGATAAATACCGCCTGCTGATTCAGCTTGGCAAAACCTTAACAAAACCCGAAAATCTGCAGGATTATGCATCGATTCCGGGTTGCGAAGTAAACCTATGGGCTAAAATTACGCAAAATTCCGACCGCACTTTAACCCTTTCCGCCTACAGTGAAGCGCGGATTATGAACGGGTTATTGGCAATTTTAATGAACGAAGTTAACGGTAAAACGGTCAAACAACTGCATGACTTCCATTTTTCAGACTTTTTTCATGAACTCGGCATTGCCCAACGCCTGAGTTCGACCCGCCTGAATGGATTACAACAGATCGAAACACTGCTTAAGGAACGAGAATGACTTCCCGTCGAACTTTTTTAACGCTCGGCACCGGTGCCGTCTTGGCGATAACGTTGCCTAAAATGGTATTTGCCGATACTGAAAATACACCGCAAAAACTGATTGTATTAAACCAGGTTTTCGCTGACGGCGCTAAGTGGGTAGGCGTCGCGATTCAATATACCGAACCATTACAGGCCGCCGATTTACCCCGCTATCGATTTTTAGTACAAAACCGTAAAGTGCTCGGGCTTTATGTCACGGATTCATTGAAAAACGGCGCTAAAAGCGAAGGTAAATTCGTTGTTCTTAATTTGGATCCGCAGGATGAAGCGGCTGATTTACTACAAAAAAAACCGCACGAAACGTCGGTTAAACTCAAAGTCGGCGAAAAGAAAGACGATTCGCCGGAAATGAAATCGGTGAACGGTTCCGTTGTAATAAACGGACAAATGTTTACCACAAACGAGAACAAAACTGCGATTTTAGATGATTTTAAACAAGAACGCTGGCAGGATCCGGAAACCGGTAAAACCGTGAAATATAATCTGTTCGTCCCCCCAAATTATCAGTTCAACCGACCTTATCCGCTGGTGCTGTTTATGCATGACGCAGGCGTAACGGGTAACAAAATCAAAGCGCCGCTGTATCAGGGCTTGGGCGCGATAGTTTGGGCTTCGGCGGCGGATCAAATCCAACGTCCCGTATTTGTACTGGCGCCGGCCTTTGATGAAATCGTGGCGGATGACGAGGCGCAGACTTCCGACTATTTAGACGCCACAATTCATTTGATTAAACATTTAATCACGCAATACAATATTGATACATCGCGACTTTATGCAACGGGTCAATCAGGCGGCGGTATGTTAGCTATCGCCATGAATATCCGATACCCGGATTTTTTTGCCGCGAGTTATTTGGTGGCTTGCCAGTGGGATCCTGCAAAAGTCGCACCTATGGCGAAAAGCAATTTATGGATCACCGTCTCCGAGGATGATGCCAAAGCCTTTCCGGGACAAACCGCCATTATGCAGGAGCTGGAAAAACAGGGAGCTAAAGTCGCACGGGCGGTTTGGGATGCGCAATGGTCGCAGGAAGAATTCCAACAGGCATATGCCCGATTAACCGCAACCGATGCCAATATTTATTTTGTGATGTTCCGTAAAGGCTCGGTTTTTGCTGCGGGCGAAAATCCGGTAAATCCGGGATTAGGGCATATCAACACCTGGAAATATGCCTATGCTATCGAACCCGTGCGTAACTGGTTGTTATCACAACAAAAATCTGCCTAATTTTGACCGCACTTTACCCGGTTAAACCAACCAAAGTGCGGTAAAGTTTTTAATATTTTTTCCATTTGGGAAGTAAATAAGGATAGGGGTTGTTTATTTTCATCAACCGCCCCGATATACGACAGCATTTATAGATAGGTATGCTTATGTCCGAACAACATCATCATTTAGATAACACGCAACATATTGTCGCCATCGGCGGCGGACACGGTTTGGGGCGTGTTATGTCCGCATTAAGTTTCATGAAAGAACGCCTTACCGGCATCGTCACTACCACCGATAACGGCGGTTCCACCGGACGCATCCGCCGTCAACACGGCGGCATTGCATGGGGCGATTTACGTAACTGTCTTAATCAGATTACCGCCAAACCCACTACAGCCTCAAAAGTATTCGAATACCGATTCAGCGGACAAGGCGAACTGGCGGGACACAATCTCGGTAATCTTATTCTGAAAGCGCTGGAAGATATGGAAATCCGTCCTACTGAGGCCATCAATCTGATTCGTAACTTTTTACGGGTGCGATCTTATTTGATTCCCATGTCCGAACAACCGGTGGATCTCGGTGCCGTGTTGACTTCCGGTGAAAAAATCATCGGTGAAGTGGCAATCGATAAACTGATCAACGAAATACCGGATTCTATTTTTCTTGATCCGATCGTGCACGCCACGCCCGAAGCGGTATCTGCCATTCAACAGGCGGAAGTGGTTTTATTCGGACCGGGCAGCTTTTTAACCAGTATCATGCCGTCCCTGCTGATTCCCGAAATTATTCAGGCATTAAAAAACAGTCGAGCCAAGAAAATTTTTATCGATAATCTCGGCATCGAACATAGCCCGGCGGCGGCACTATCGCTGACGGATCGTATTCGCTGGATTCATCGGGTGATGGGCAAAAATATCATTGACGGCGTGATTACCACGCCTCAATATACTGACGATAAACATCTGCCGAATATTAAAGTATTGGGGCGCAAACTGAATGCCGATGATGTCATTTATCGGCATGATCGCGATCGGTTATGCGCAGCAGTCGACGAAATGATCAAAATTCTGACTTGATAAAATGATCGAAATTCTGACCGCACTTCAAAAATAAAAACGGGTTAACCATTATCGTTGACCCGCTTTTTCACAAGTTTAATTTTTCGTTAAATCCCGCTAAACGCCTGTTCAATATCCGCCAGAATATCCTGTACGTTTTCAATGCCGACGGACAAACGGACAAGTCCGGCCGACACATTGATTTTCGCCAGCTCTTCTTCGCTCATTTGTCGGTGGGTGGACGTTGCCGGATGCAGGGCGCATGTGCGAATATCCGCCACATGCACTTCGCGGGAAATCAACTTCAAGCCGTTCAGCCATTTCGAGGCTGCTTCCCGTCCCCCTTTAATTTCAAAGGAAATAACGCCGCAAAGTCCGTTCGGCATATATTTTTGTTTTAACGCATAATCCGGCGAATTTTCCAACGCCGGATAACTCACCATATTGACTTGCGACTGGTTTTCCAAAAATTTTGCCACTTCTAAGGCGTTTTCATAATGTGCTTTCATACGCAGAGACAAGGTTTCCATCCCCAGATTCAGCAAAAAACTGTTTTGCGGAGCCGGCGTCGCACCCAAGTCACGCATTAACTGTACTCTCGCCTTTACAATATAGGCCGCCGCACCGAATGTTTCCGTATAAATCAATCCATGATAAGACTCGTCCGGACGGGTAAACGCCGGGAATTTTCCGTTATGCCAGTCAAAATTACCGCCGTCAATCACCGCTCCGCCCACGGCAACCGCATGACCGTCCAAATACTTGGTCGTACTGTGTACCACAATATTGGCGCCAAATTCGAAAGGACGGCAAAAATACGGCGTAGCAAAAGTGTTATCAATAATCAACGGCACTTGTGCTTTTTGAGCTAATCGAGCAAATTTTTCAATATCCAGTACCCGTAATTCAGGATTAGCGACGGTTTCACCGAATACCGCTTTGGTATTCGGTCGAATCGCCTGTTCCAGTGCTTCCAGCGGTAGGGTTTGATCTACAAAAGTAACCTCAATACCCATCTTTTTGAAGGTATGCGCAAATAAATTATAAGTGCCGCCGTAAATAGAAGTAGAGGTAATAAAATGATCCCCGGACTCCAAAATATTCAACAGGGCATAAAAAGTCGCCGCCTGTCCCGACGAAGTACATAAAGCCCCGACTCCGCCTTCCAGCGCCGCCAGTTTTTCTTCTGCGGCATTGGTCGTCGGGTTTGCCAAACGGGTATAGAAATAACCGGCCGTTTTCAAATTAAACAAATCGCCTATATCTTCCGTACTGTCGTACGTATAAGTGGTGCTTTGGACGATAGGCTGAACCCGAGGTTCGCCCGATTTCGGGCTGTAACCCGCATGTAAACACTGAGTTTCAAATTGCATAAAAATTCCTTTTGGTCGAATTAAACTTAAATATCGCCGTTATCTTCCATCATCTCATGGAGATTTTCAATCGTGATCCGGATTCTTTTTTATCATTTCTATCATGAAATACTTTCATAAACAAAACCGCTTGCAGACGAACCTGAAGCGGTTAAATACCGAATACCGACATCGATTCGGATTAAATACCGAACCCGCCGTCAACGCCGTAGTCGGAGCCGGTCACGTAACGGGCATGCTCGGATGCCAGAAATGCAACAATCGGCGCAATTTCATCCGGTTCGCCGAAACGTCCCAACGGCACCGCACTGCTTACCGCCTGTTTATAGGCGTTCATCTGTTCTTCGCTGAAACCTAGCGCATCATGGATTGAAGTATTCGCCGCACCGACGGACACGCAATTAACCCGAATACCGTAAGCGGCCAACTCTTTCGCCCAAGTGCGGGTTAAGCTCAGCACTGCCGCTTTACTGGCGGTATAAATACAATTTCCCGGCATCGGATTATGTACCAACCCCGAGATGATATTGACAATATTGCCTTTACTGGCTTTCAAATAAGGTATCGCCTGTGCCGTCACATCGATCACCGCCCGAACATTTAATGCGAAAGTGCGGTCAAAATCCGCTAAGTTTATATTTTCGATCGGCGTCATCGGAGCGATGCCCGCATTATTTACCACAATATCCAGCTTACCGAATTCTTCCTGAATTTCCGTCAGAACACGGGCAATATCCTCCGATTTCAGCACATCGGCGACAAGGTATGTAATATTCTCATGCTGTTCGGCGCTTTCTTCCAAAGTCGCTTCATTGCGGCCGATAATCACCACATTAGCCCCGTCTTTCGCCATGCGTTTGGCGATAGCTCGCCCGATACCCGTACCACCGCCTGTCACCAATGCCGTTTTGTTCACTAAGTTTGCCATCTTGTTCTCCTTATTCCCTGTTGAATCTTTTGTTTACTCATCATAACGTTAGAAAAGAATGCTGTAAACTATTGGTACGGATTGACTCCATCGTTCGCCCCGGTTGGGCCACACGCCCTTTTCCGTGTAATATGACGAAGGTACTATAACCGTGTTTTTAATAACAATACGTTTACTAGTCACACGCGCCACACACAATAAATTTTCTGATTTTCGAATATTATAAGATAAAATTTTACATAGATAATTTTATAAAAATATTTGATGTAGAACGGTTCTCATTTGGTGAGGAAAATATATGGACGGCAAAAATCGAGCAAGCATAAACGGAATCGAATTACGTATTAAAGGAAAGGTACAAGGCGTCGGTTTTCGTCCTTTCGTATGGCGACTCGCCAACAAACACCATTTAACCGGCGACGTCAATAATGACGGACTAGGCGTTCTTATTCGGTTAACGGAAACCGACGATAACATACTCGCCCGTTTTCTGCAGGATTTACAAGAAGAGTTACCGCCTTTGGCTGCCGTCACCGATATTCGACAATACAAAAAACAGTGGGAAATTTCACCGCACTTTCGCGGCTTTCAGGACTTTACCATTCGAGAAAGCGAAAATAACACTATGGATACCCAAATTGTGCCGGATGCCGCCACCTGTCCCCTTTGCGTAGCCGAATTGTTCGATAAAAACGACCGTCGGTTCCGTTATCCCTTTATTAACTGCACCCATTGCGGACCGCGCTTTACCATTATTCGCGCTATTCCTTACGATCGCCCGAATACTTCCATGGCGCAATTTCCGCTCTGCTTCGATTGCGAAAAAGAATACCGGGATCCCGCCGACCGCCGCTTCCACGCCCAACCCAACGCATGCTCCGATTGCGGACCGCACATTTGGCTGCAAAATGCCGAAACTATCCTTGCCGAACGGAATACGGCATTGCAACAAACGGCGGATGCGCTGAAACAAGGTAAAATCGTTGCCGTTAAAGGCGTGGGCGGTTTTCATTTAGCTTGCGATGCGACCAATCAAAGTGCGGTCAAATTATTACGGGAACGGAAACATCGCCCCGGCAAACCGCTGGCGATTATGGTGCCCGGTTTGGCGAATTTGCGGGATCTGAATACTGAAGAAATACGGTTGCTGACATCCGCCGCCGCGCCCATTGTGTTGCTGAAAAACCGCAAAGTGCCGGAAGTTTGTCCGCTGATTGCGCCGAAACTTAATGAAATCGGCGTCATGCTGCCGGGCAATCCGCTTCAGCATTTATTATTGCGGGAAGTCAATCGCCCGCTGGTGATGACTTCCGCCAATCCGAGCGGCGAACCGCCGGTACTGGATAATCAAAGTGCGGTCAAATTTTTGAAAGATTTGGCAGATGTTTTTCTCTGTCACAATCGCGATATCCTACAACGCGCCGATGACAGTTTGGTACGCGCAGCATTTGACGGCACGGAGACTTTGCGCCGCGCCCGCGGTTATGTACCTGACGAAATTCAGTTAAAGCTGAACAATACGCAACATATTCTGGCATTAGGTTCCGATTTAAAAAATACTTTCTGCCTGCTGAAAGGTGATAAAGCGATAGTCAGTCAGCATATAGGGGACATCGCTAACGAAAAAGTGCGGTCACAATTAGAACAGAATTTAACCTTGTTCCGACAAATTTACCAATTCAAACCGGACAAAATCGTAGTAGACGCTCATGGCGGTTATTTTTCCAGCCGAATAGGGAAAGCTTTGGCTGAAAAACTCGGCGTTCCCTGTGTAGAAGTCTTGCACCATCATGCCCATATCGCCGCGGTTTGCGCAGAACATCATTGTAATAACCCCGTCATCGGCTTAGCCTTAGACGGCATCGGTATGGGTGAAAACGGACGACTTTGGGGCGGTGAATGCCTCTATGTAAATGGTGCGGAATGTCGTCATCTCGGCGGATTGCCGGCGGTTGCCCTGCCCGGCGGAGATTTGGCGGCGAGCCAACCGTGGCGCAACTGGCTGGCGCATTTATATCGTTTTGTGCCGAACTGGCGGGAAATCGCCGTACAAACCTGTAGCCATCAAAACTGGCAACTGCTTGCCAAAGCGATTGAACGCCAAATAAATTCACCGCCGATTTCCTCCGCCGGACGCTTATTTGACGCCGTCGCCTACAGTTTAGGTATTGCACCGGAAAAATTAAGCTGGGAAGGCGAAGCCGCCTGCCAGCTGGAAGCGTTGGCGTCACAATCCTCACTTACAGGCTTATCGGGCACCGATGCGGCAAATAATATCCGGTTAGACATGCCGTTGAAAGATCATCAGTTAGATTTAGCGGTTTTCTGGCAAGGGTGGATGCGAGATAAAAGCGAAATCGCCGATAAAGCCTTTGCCTTTCATTTTGCACTGGCCCAAGGTTTGGCGGATTTAGCCCGCCAACAGGCGCATAGATTGCATTGCCGAACTATCGTGCTTAGCGGAGGTGTCATGCACAACCGACTGCTACGGCGTTTATTAAAAGAAAATCTGGCTGAATTCAACGTACTCAGCGCTCACCAATTCCCTATGGGCGACGGCGGGCTAAGTTTAGGACAAGCAGTTATCGGCGCAATTTAGCACATTTGGTGACACCATAACCGTTTAGATGCAGTAGTTTTGAGAGCGCTCGAATTCGGTTTTGATAAAATCATCACAGTGCTTACTCGTTCGCCGGAATATTGCAAACCATTGCGTGCCGATTCGAAAAAACAGCAGTTAAGGGTAAATCCAATAATTTTACAAAATTCTTTAAAAACAATAACTTGTCAAAGCAAGAGCTTATTTTTAGATAACGGTATTTATCTCTTTTTCCAATGTCGCTACAAATCGGCTCATTTCCTGAATAAAGCGTTCGGCGCGTTTTTCGCCGAATGCCTGCACCGCACGCTGTTCGATTTGATTGAGTTCGTCGATTAACGGCTCGGCAACCGCCTTGCCTTGTTCGGTCAGATGCAGTTGTTTTTCCCGCCCGTCCGTACCGTTGGCTGAAAAGGCGATTAAGCCGTCTTTGTGCAGTTTTTGGCAACTGGCGGAAATGGTTTGCTTCGGCAAGCCCCATTGTTTGCAGATATGTTTTTGGGTGCAAGCGTTTTCTTTAACAAGAGTATGCAGCACCGCCAGAGTGCTGTAATTCAGCCCTTTTGTTTTTATCCATTGTTCATACAGGCTGAACATATGGCTGGCGGTTTGCCCGAACAGATCAAACGAGTTCATCCATCACTCCTGCGGAATCCTGAAATCTCAAACGGGCGTTATCATAAATCCAGTTAAAAATCAGGGCGTAAAGCGTAATCGCCAGTGTCAAGCCGACATCGGCAATAAAGGCGTGCCACAGGCTTAAATTCAGCAGATACGCAATCACGGGAATGGTAAAAATCAGCAGCCCCGCTTCAAAGCTGATGGTGTGAAAGACGCGCAAACCAAAGCCGCGGGTTTCACGCGGGGCGGTAAAAATTTTATCGAAACCGTAGTTAAAAACGAAATTCCAAACCACCGCCATCAGCGCCATAACAATGCTGACGCCCACGGCTGAGCCGGTGTCTGCCGGAGAAAGCAACAGTACCAGCACGGTAGAAACGGCCACTGCGCCGAGTTCAAATAAAACGGAGTGAAAAACGCGTTCTTTTACGCTCATCGGGTTGGATTGAATTTGGCTCATTATTTTCCTCATTAAATGGCACACTAGTCTAAAAGCAGACTATTATAGTCTACAAATAGACTATTTCAAGTATTTTTTTGATTGACTTTCCTGCCCGAGAATGCGATAAAATTCGCCTCATTCACTACATAAGGCTTTTTTATGAAAAAAGTTATTTTATTCGGCGCTTCAATGGCCGTTTCCGCTTTAACCGCCTGCCACTACACCTCCCCGGCGGCGGGAATAGCCAATCCCGCTTCGGAATTTTGCATAAAACAAGGCGGCAAGTCCGAAATCCGTAAAGATAAAGACGGCTCCGAATACGGCGTCTGCCATTTGCCGAACGGTGAAACGGTGGAAGAATGGGAATACTTCCGCCGGCATCATCAGTTATAAAAACCTTTATTTTTCATTAAGGTTAAATATTTTTAATCCGATTTTAAGTTAGTATTACCTCAAAAAACCTAAAAAACAGGAATAATGTTATGACTCCACAAGATATTCAAACACTCATTGATTTTGAACAGCAGATACAGTAGCAATGGAGCAAGGGCGATCCGACCGCCTATATAAATGCACTGGCCGAAGATGTCACCTATATTGATCCGCTTGCCAAGCACTTTCTTATTGGCCGTGAAGCGGTGCGTGCCCATTTTCAAAGCATCAATAACGGCGGACCTACTAAAATCAGCCGACAAGAATACCATAACGAAACCGCACGGGTACTCAGCGGGAATGAAGTCCTGCTTATTTCTAACTTTACCACCTATCGGCAGGACGATAATGGCGATGAAACCTTGTTTTTGTCGTGGAATATGTCGCTGATTTTCCGTAAATCCGACGACAAATGGTTGATGACGCACGGACATCTGTCTTTGCGTAATGCCTTCGACCCCGACAGCCTGCCCAGACTGCGTGATATATGGAATAAAAACAACCTTTAAAATAAGCCTCAAAATACGTATATGAAAGATTTTGTCGCTCTGGATTTTGAAACCGCCAACCGTGAACGAAGCAGTGTATGCAGTATAGGTTTAATGTTTGTGGAGAACCGACAAATCAGCAAGACTTATTATCAGCTGATTAAGCCTGTTCCTCACTTTTACAGAAGTTTTAATACCCGGATAATAGCGAATGCCGTCTGAATATTCAGACGGCATTTTTACCTTCTGCAAGCGGTCGGATTTTATGAAAACTTTGCAAATTCCGACCGCACTTTTTACCGCTCAAACCCTTCTTTTAACACCTCCAACACCTCTCGTACTTTTGCCGATTGGGTGCGGTTGGCGGTTAAAGCGTAGATAGTGCGTTCGGGCAATTTGGCTTCGGGTAGCACCTGTTGTAATTTGCCGCTGTCCAATTCTTGGCGAATGTCTCCATCCATCATAATCGTGATGCCCAAGCCCAAGATTGCCAATTCTTTAGCGGTAATCGAATGATTCGGGCAGTCGATGCGGTTTTCGGGCAACACTCGGCTTAAACCTAAATGCGACAAGGAACCGAGCAACACTCCGTCATGGAAGTTCAGCCAATGTGCGGTGCATAAATCAGCAATTTTTTCAATGGGGTGTTGACGGAGATAGTCGGGCGAGGCACAAATGATAGTCTGCCATTTTGCCAGCGGACGGGCGATCAGGCGGTCATCATCAGGCTCCGGCATGGTGCGAATGGCAATATCAGGAGCGTTGTCGTCCAACATATTCACCACGCCATCACTTTCCAATAATGAGAGCTGAATTTTCGGGTAACGGGCTCGAATTTGCTGCACCACCCACTGCATCGACGGATTGTGAATCTCCACCGTGGAAAGCGTGATGCTGACCTGTCCCACAGGTTCGGCACGCAGATTCTGCATAGCTTCGTCGGCCTGTTTCATCAGATTTACTAAATCATTGGCGTGCAACAGCAGCAACCTGCCTGCATCGGTGGGCGACAGGCTACGTGTGGTGCGGTTGAGCAATTTGAGTTGATAGTGCTTTTCCAGCTGCTTAATGTGATGACTGACTGCACTTGCCGTCATTCCCAAATGAGGTGCGGCGGCGTTCATACTGCCGTATTTCAGCACGGTGGCGTAAATAAAAAGAAGTTTGGCGTGTTCCATTATCAAATTCTGCTTGAAAGTGTTTGTTAGTTTTATGGGATTATCAAATATAAAAGGAAAAACTACAATACGCTCGTTTTCAAAACAAACCAATAATTCAATCTATTAGGAGTAAAAAATGAACAGCAAAGGGCTGACTTACATCATCATCGGGGC contains the following coding sequences:
- a CDS encoding CidB/LrgB family autolysis modulator — its product is MIILFSLLTVAAFFTALQINKRLKSMLLNTFVLTVLILVGILLAADVPYDTYMKGNAPLNNLLGVSVVALALPLYEQLHQIAARWQAVLLTTLLASVLAMVSGAGTAVLLGANPEIVASVISKSVTTPIAMEVSKHLGGVPAVAAVGVILAGLQGSLFGYLIMKKLRIKNHEAIGLAVGSMSHALGTVSLMEVDQRAGSYSSISLVLCGIISSLLAPLIFNLIYFSL
- a CDS encoding CidA/LrgA family protein is translated as MLEKYDLPKKAMELARSFVILYAMLFLGERITHLIPLGIPGSIIGLLLLFLGLTTQLIKVHWIFFGAGLLIRYMAVLFVPVSVGIMKYSDLLISQAKALVIPNVVSSLTTLVVVGLAGDYLFSLHSFKKLRKKVIKKRLKERT
- a CDS encoding thermonuclease family protein; this encodes MRNRALFIALSVIFLTFNAQANRTLSCRVVKISDGDTLTCLANNHKQLKVRLDEIDAPERAQPFGRKSRQMLGRLVHQKQVTLRITGYDRYHRLLATVYNTRQENINLKMVQLGMAWAYGKYVKNPAYIDAQRKAQHARIGLWQDPNPIPPAQFRHPKKNKEKKK
- a CDS encoding cysteine desulfurase, which encodes MMFDVQQFRRQFPYFQQPDAVVYFDNAATALKPQCLIDATVAFYQSAGSVHRSQYDAKQTALFEQARSQVKEFINARSERAIIWTSGTTQAINTVANGLIPHIRPDDEIIISEADHHANFVTWHEIAGKCGAKIHVLPISDQWLIDENTLIQALNPRTKLVALNFVSNVTGTEQPIAHFIRLIRQHSQALVLVDAAQAISHLKIDLQALDADFIAFSAHKIYGPNGIGVLSGKPAALERLQPLQYGGKMVAFASEKEIRFADLPYRLEAGTPNIAGVIGFNAVLAWLSQWDFAAAEKHAVALSEQAKVRLKKYPNCRLFTSPTPSSVVSFVFDGIACSDLATLLAEQQIALRTGVHCAMPYLTRIGVSSTLRLSFAPYNTSEELDQLFLALDNALDLLA
- a CDS encoding SufE family protein encodes the protein MDIKQSLLNAQNWEDKYRLLIQLGKTLTKPENLQDYASIPGCEVNLWAKITQNSDRTLTLSAYSEARIMNGLLAILMNEVNGKTVKQLHDFHFSDFFHELGIAQRLSSTRLNGLQQIETLLKERE
- a CDS encoding alpha/beta hydrolase-fold protein — protein: MTSRRTFLTLGTGAVLAITLPKMVFADTENTPQKLIVLNQVFADGAKWVGVAIQYTEPLQAADLPRYRFLVQNRKVLGLYVTDSLKNGAKSEGKFVVLNLDPQDEAADLLQKKPHETSVKLKVGEKKDDSPEMKSVNGSVVINGQMFTTNENKTAILDDFKQERWQDPETGKTVKYNLFVPPNYQFNRPYPLVLFMHDAGVTGNKIKAPLYQGLGAIVWASAADQIQRPVFVLAPAFDEIVADDEAQTSDYLDATIHLIKHLITQYNIDTSRLYATGQSGGGMLAIAMNIRYPDFFAASYLVACQWDPAKVAPMAKSNLWITVSEDDAKAFPGQTAIMQELEKQGAKVARAVWDAQWSQEEFQQAYARLTATDANIYFVMFRKGSVFAAGENPVNPGLGHINTWKYAYAIEPVRNWLLSQQKSA
- a CDS encoding gluconeogenesis factor YvcK family protein produces the protein MSEQHHHLDNTQHIVAIGGGHGLGRVMSALSFMKERLTGIVTTTDNGGSTGRIRRQHGGIAWGDLRNCLNQITAKPTTASKVFEYRFSGQGELAGHNLGNLILKALEDMEIRPTEAINLIRNFLRVRSYLIPMSEQPVDLGAVLTSGEKIIGEVAIDKLINEIPDSIFLDPIVHATPEAVSAIQQAEVVLFGPGSFLTSIMPSLLIPEIIQALKNSRAKKIFIDNLGIEHSPAAALSLTDRIRWIHRVMGKNIIDGVITTPQYTDDKHLPNIKVLGRKLNADDVIYRHDRDRLCAAVDEMIKILT